One genomic region from Stackebrandtia nassauensis DSM 44728 encodes:
- a CDS encoding MarR family winged helix-turn-helix transcriptional regulator codes for MTASRDGLLEELVREMPWYISASMRFQMAVADQLDMPLADVHAIGALVEFEPIGAARLAELMGMTSGAVTRLVDRLERGGYVRRSPDPADRRRVVLRAVPERVAEIGRYYASMGESWQRQLADCSDEQLRFLVEFLRRGRDDTQRETARLRSDGRAHGTRRRREP; via the coding sequence ATGACGGCCAGTCGAGACGGCCTGCTGGAGGAACTGGTCCGCGAGATGCCCTGGTACATCTCGGCGTCGATGCGGTTCCAGATGGCGGTCGCCGACCAGCTGGACATGCCGCTGGCCGACGTGCACGCGATCGGCGCGCTGGTGGAGTTCGAGCCGATCGGGGCCGCCCGGCTGGCCGAACTGATGGGGATGACCTCGGGGGCCGTGACCCGGCTGGTCGACCGGCTGGAGCGCGGCGGCTACGTGCGCCGGTCGCCCGATCCCGCAGACCGGCGCCGGGTGGTGCTGCGGGCGGTGCCCGAGCGGGTGGCCGAGATCGGGCGCTACTACGCGTCGATGGGGGAGAGCTGGCAGCGGCAGCTGGCCGACTGTTCGGACGAGCAGCTGCGGTTCCTGGTGGAGTTCCTGCGACGCGGACGCGACGACACCCAGCGCGAGACCGCGCGGCTGCGTTCCGACGGCCGGGCGCACGGCACCCGACGACGTCGCGAACCGTAG
- a CDS encoding MBL fold metallo-hydrolase, translating to MEYTGDVYPGGPAAIRELETLTITKFSVSMMDNNVYLLRCRATGQQLLIDAADEPERIMEFVGDAGLSTVVTTHRHWDHIRATAAIVERTGAASLAHPADAGDVPAVTGTVDDGGTISCGDVTIEAIHLAGHTPGGLALLYRDPGGHPHLFTGDSLFPGGVGKTQTAADFDSLYTDVETKVFGRLPDDTWVYPGHGDDTTLGAERPKLPEWRARGW from the coding sequence ATGGAATACACCGGTGACGTGTACCCCGGCGGACCCGCCGCGATACGGGAACTGGAAACGCTGACCATCACCAAGTTCTCGGTCAGCATGATGGACAACAACGTGTATCTGTTGCGCTGCCGCGCAACCGGGCAACAGCTGCTCATCGACGCGGCCGACGAACCCGAGCGGATCATGGAGTTCGTGGGCGACGCCGGGCTTTCCACTGTGGTGACGACGCACCGGCACTGGGATCACATCCGGGCCACCGCCGCGATCGTCGAGCGCACCGGCGCCGCGAGTCTCGCGCATCCCGCCGACGCCGGGGACGTCCCGGCAGTAACGGGAACCGTCGACGACGGCGGCACCATCTCCTGTGGAGACGTCACGATCGAGGCGATCCACCTGGCCGGGCACACCCCGGGCGGGTTGGCGCTGCTGTACCGGGATCCGGGCGGGCACCCGCACCTGTTCACGGGCGACAGCCTGTTCCCCGGCGGGGTCGGCAAGACCCAGACGGCCGCCGACTTCGACTCGCTGTACACCGACGTGGAGACGAAGGTGTTCGGACGGCTGCCCGACGACACCTGGGTGTACCCGGGCCACGGCGACGACACCACGCTGGGCGCCGAACGGCCGAAGCTGCCCGAATGGCGCGCTCGCGGCTGGTGA